One genomic window of Brevundimonas vesicularis includes the following:
- a CDS encoding TIGR02391 family protein, translating to MQELITSIPDEETFLALEPEELGERVLLHLAARSNGDPKFSIHNEVNNIRADHRETYTNDVAVMRALTEAFAWLLSEGLIVADPEQNGTWNWISRRGKRAAQGGSLVDMKAARLLPKSSLHSRIRDIAWKNFLRGDYDVAVFQSMKALEIAVREAAGLDAGMLGVKLARAAFNPQNGPLTDPEVEDGEKQARMDLFAGALGSYKNPQSHRHVALDDPSEAAEQIILASHLLRIVDGRKMKTQFDSRKTLP from the coding sequence GTGCAAGAGCTGATAACCAGCATCCCTGACGAGGAAACATTCCTGGCGTTAGAGCCAGAGGAACTAGGTGAGCGCGTACTCTTACATCTCGCAGCTCGGTCTAATGGCGATCCGAAGTTCTCCATCCATAATGAGGTGAACAACATCCGGGCCGACCACCGAGAGACATACACAAACGACGTCGCTGTCATGCGAGCCCTAACAGAGGCCTTTGCCTGGCTGCTCAGCGAAGGCCTCATCGTCGCCGATCCTGAGCAGAACGGCACTTGGAACTGGATTTCACGTCGCGGCAAGAGGGCTGCTCAAGGCGGTTCATTAGTCGATATGAAGGCGGCACGACTGCTGCCGAAAAGCAGCTTGCACAGCCGCATCCGCGACATCGCTTGGAAAAACTTTCTGCGCGGCGATTACGACGTGGCGGTCTTTCAGTCGATGAAGGCGCTGGAGATCGCTGTCCGCGAAGCAGCAGGCCTGGATGCCGGAATGCTGGGTGTGAAGCTCGCCCGGGCTGCTTTCAACCCACAGAATGGCCCCTTGACCGATCCAGAGGTCGAGGACGGTGAGAAACAGGCTCGGATGGATCTTTTCGCTGGGGCGCTCGGCTCTTACAAAAATCCGCAGAGTCACCGCCACGTTGCGCTGGATGATCCATCCGAGGCAGCTGAGCAGATCATATTGGCGAGCCACCTGCTCAGAATCGTCGATGGCCGGAAGATGAAAACGCAGTTCGACAGCCGGAAGACGCTCCCGTAA
- a CDS encoding IS1182 family transposase, with amino-acid sequence MSRFVQGADRRQPTLLPECLDDYVAEDNPVRVVDVFVDELDLKGLGFEGMTPAATGRPAYHPATLLKLYVYGYLNKVQSSRRLEREAQRNVELMWLTGRLAPDHKTIADFRRENGAAIQAACAQFVVLCRQLGLFGAALVAIDGSKFKAVNTRDKNFTAYKVKRRIEQVAEHIAGYLQDLDTADRHEGEAAEARSGRLVEKIDRLRDQMAMLKAMEAEVEASPDGQVSLTDPDARAMATSGRGSGIVGYNVQSAVEGEHHLIVTHEVVMTGSDREQLASIAGKAKDAMGVEALDVLADRGYFSGEAILACEAMGVTPYVPKPLTSGAKAAGRFGKQDFVYLPDQDVYRCPAGALLAHHMTTVEKGLTLHRYWDRASCTGCRLKPQCTPSVERRITRWEHEAVIDALQARMDLAPRAMRTRRRLVEHPFGTIKAWMGHTHFLTKRLPNVKTEISLHILAYNMKRAMAVLGTKPLMEAIRA; translated from the coding sequence ATGAGCCGCTTCGTTCAAGGTGCAGATCGCCGGCAGCCGACGCTGCTTCCCGAGTGTCTCGACGACTATGTGGCCGAGGATAATCCGGTCCGGGTGGTCGATGTGTTCGTCGACGAACTGGATCTGAAGGGCTTGGGGTTTGAGGGCATGACGCCGGCGGCGACGGGGCGTCCGGCCTATCATCCCGCGACGCTGCTGAAGCTCTACGTCTACGGTTATCTGAACAAGGTGCAGTCGAGCCGGCGGCTGGAGCGCGAGGCGCAGCGCAACGTCGAGCTGATGTGGCTGACGGGGCGGCTGGCGCCGGATCACAAGACCATCGCCGACTTCCGCCGCGAGAACGGCGCCGCCATCCAGGCGGCGTGCGCGCAGTTCGTGGTGCTGTGCCGCCAGCTGGGCCTGTTCGGCGCGGCGCTGGTCGCCATCGACGGGTCGAAGTTCAAGGCGGTGAACACCCGCGACAAGAACTTCACCGCCTACAAGGTCAAGCGGCGGATCGAACAAGTTGCCGAGCACATCGCCGGTTATCTTCAGGACTTGGACACGGCGGATCGTCACGAGGGCGAAGCGGCAGAGGCGCGGTCTGGAAGACTGGTCGAGAAGATCGATCGGCTGCGCGACCAGATGGCGATGCTCAAGGCCATGGAGGCCGAGGTCGAGGCGTCACCCGACGGCCAGGTCTCCCTGACCGATCCCGACGCGCGGGCCATGGCGACGTCGGGTCGAGGCAGCGGCATCGTCGGCTACAACGTCCAATCCGCCGTCGAAGGTGAGCATCACCTGATCGTCACCCACGAGGTGGTGATGACCGGCAGTGATCGCGAGCAGCTGGCGTCGATAGCGGGCAAGGCCAAGGACGCGATGGGCGTCGAGGCGCTCGATGTGCTGGCGGACCGCGGCTACTTCTCTGGCGAGGCGATCCTGGCCTGCGAAGCCATGGGCGTGACGCCCTACGTTCCGAAGCCGCTGACTTCAGGCGCCAAAGCGGCGGGCCGCTTCGGCAAGCAGGACTTCGTCTACCTACCCGATCAGGACGTCTATCGCTGCCCGGCCGGAGCACTGCTCGCGCATCACATGACGACCGTCGAAAAGGGGCTGACGTTGCACCGCTACTGGGATCGAGCCAGTTGCACCGGCTGCCGCCTGAAGCCTCAGTGCACGCCCAGCGTCGAGCGTCGGATCACCCGCTGGGAGCATGAAGCCGTGATCGATGCGCTGCAGGCCCGGATGGACCTCGCCCCGCGCGCCATGCGCACCAGACGACGGCTGGTTGAACACCCCTTCGGCACGATCAAGGCATGGATGGGCCACACCCACTTCCTGACGAAGCGCCTGCCCAACGTGAAGACTGAGATCAGCCTCCACATCCTCGCCTACAACATGAAGCGGGCGATGGCGGTGCTCGGAACCAAGCCCCTCATGGAAGCGATCAGGGCCTGA
- a CDS encoding Eco57I restriction-modification methylase domain-containing protein: MFHAGSLFSTDYLVGAIKAEPAYKAVDAGTLRARFVEIADAFPKNAKTNESQTEDDFIWPVLDALGWKDSLRQQNLTVTGRDDVPDGLLFADADAKATANAQDEQWRRYGHGLAVVESKRWARPLDRASGRDETTAPSTQMLRYLRRIDDTSQGKLRWGILTNGTRWRLYWAGARSISEEFLEIDLGRVLALDGTPDLFIEDEARDHWLRVFACMFGREAFLRTGVDQKSFHDRARAEAAFYEERVAASLSRLVFDDVFPALARALAASAPEAPLDDIRDAALILLYRLLFLLYAEDRDLLPVSDHRYDDYALRPLRIEIGDRVSNGDTFSGTAAKVWSHVSDLSRIIDKGDASVGIPPYNGGLFAGAGAPLLSTARIADDVMAPALDALSYERSSGQRRYINYRDLSVQQLGSIYERLLEYEIVREGAVGAAEPLTVRPNLFARKNSGSYYTPDELVGLILDETLEPLIGERRAAFHAALEALDSNDTPEMQRGALREVDAAEAILSLRVCDPAMGSGHFLVSLVDTLADHVLEAMAEAAALGAEADYTSSLAGEIEKIRATILRNARAAKWTIDESHLDDRHIVRRMVLKRCVYGVDKNPMAVELAKVALWLHTFTVGAPLSFIDHHLHAGDSLFGLWVRDAIDKAGKLGGELLWNEALANAQRQALAMKTIEMATDAEIAEAHRSAEMWTDVEFQVGPLDSFVSFMHALDWLDLGKDQKRLVRLWLDGQFGEPLLIARGKATPAQGRTKVDEIEGFMDIWRRARDLIAEERFLNWQISFPGVWDDWAGKNRVGGFDAVVGNPPWDRIKLQQVEWFAARRPQIALAQRASDRAKMIAKLKADSDPLFEDFKKADARAAGTTRMARTSGHYPLLSRGDINLYSLFVERAQTLVKPGGMVGLLTPSGIASDLSASAFFRSVATEGRLKALYDFENRKVFFPDVHASFKFCVLSFGSSRVFDAANCAFFLHSVETLRDPDRAFPITAEDFGRVNPNTGTAPIFRTRRDMALTTSIYARLPILVDRARGVEGTTWPARYVRMFDMTNDSSLFRTRNELEDREGAWSIGGNVFQSSIGKWVPLYEGKMVQAYDHRAASVVINAENVKRPAQPFETTPEQHRDPSWVPDPQFWVLDSGVSPSGDWHVGMKHVTAATNVRSMIVGIIPRSGAGNSLPVIDMNGDAEAASLVIGSMNSVPFDFVLRQKVQGQNLNWFIVEQLPVVPPAAYDRVFGAKSARDIVREAVLELSYTAHDLAPFARDLGHVDNAGDVLPPFIWNDERRLGLRAKLDALYFILYGVFDPADPAQSRDDIRYIYSTFPIVERDEVAEWGSYRSRDLALAWINALMAGQPDAAVSAN; the protein is encoded by the coding sequence TTGTTCCACGCTGGGTCGCTCTTCAGCACTGACTACCTGGTCGGGGCGATCAAGGCGGAGCCAGCCTACAAAGCCGTCGACGCCGGAACCTTGCGGGCGCGGTTCGTAGAGATCGCCGACGCCTTCCCCAAGAACGCCAAGACGAACGAGAGCCAGACTGAGGACGACTTCATCTGGCCAGTCCTAGATGCGCTCGGCTGGAAGGACTCGCTGCGCCAGCAGAACCTGACGGTGACGGGCCGGGACGACGTCCCCGACGGCCTGCTGTTCGCCGACGCCGACGCCAAGGCCACCGCCAACGCCCAGGACGAGCAGTGGCGTCGGTATGGTCACGGCTTGGCTGTGGTTGAGAGCAAACGATGGGCTCGTCCGCTGGATCGAGCCTCGGGCCGGGACGAGACGACCGCGCCCTCGACCCAGATGCTCCGCTACCTACGCCGCATCGACGACACCAGTCAGGGCAAGCTGCGCTGGGGCATCCTGACCAACGGGACGCGCTGGCGTCTCTACTGGGCTGGAGCCCGGTCGATCTCGGAAGAGTTCCTGGAGATCGATCTTGGACGCGTGCTCGCCCTGGACGGCACGCCCGACCTGTTCATCGAAGACGAGGCTCGCGATCACTGGCTGCGCGTCTTCGCCTGCATGTTCGGCCGAGAGGCTTTCCTGCGCACTGGCGTCGATCAGAAGTCCTTCCACGATCGGGCACGAGCCGAGGCCGCCTTCTATGAGGAGCGGGTCGCCGCCAGCCTTTCGCGGCTGGTGTTCGACGACGTCTTCCCGGCCCTAGCCCGCGCGCTGGCCGCCTCCGCGCCTGAGGCCCCGCTGGATGACATCCGCGACGCCGCCCTGATCCTTCTCTACAGGCTGCTGTTCTTGCTCTATGCCGAAGACCGCGACCTGCTGCCAGTCAGCGATCACCGCTACGACGACTACGCCCTGCGGCCGCTTCGGATCGAGATCGGCGACCGCGTCTCGAACGGCGACACCTTCTCTGGCACGGCGGCCAAGGTCTGGTCTCACGTCTCGGACCTGTCGCGGATCATCGACAAGGGCGACGCCTCCGTGGGCATCCCGCCCTATAACGGCGGCTTGTTCGCGGGCGCGGGCGCGCCTCTGTTGTCTACGGCGCGGATCGCCGACGACGTCATGGCCCCGGCGCTGGACGCCCTGTCCTACGAGCGGTCATCGGGTCAGCGCCGCTACATCAACTACCGCGATCTGTCGGTGCAGCAGTTGGGCTCCATCTACGAACGTCTGCTGGAGTACGAGATCGTGCGCGAGGGTGCCGTTGGGGCGGCGGAGCCCTTGACCGTCCGGCCCAACCTGTTCGCCCGCAAAAACTCCGGCAGCTACTACACGCCCGACGAACTGGTCGGCCTGATCCTGGACGAGACGCTGGAGCCGTTGATCGGTGAACGACGCGCGGCCTTCCACGCCGCGCTGGAGGCGCTGGACTCGAACGACACGCCCGAGATGCAGCGGGGCGCGCTGCGCGAGGTCGACGCAGCCGAGGCCATCCTATCGCTGCGCGTCTGCGACCCGGCGATGGGATCGGGGCATTTCCTGGTCAGCCTGGTTGACACCCTCGCCGACCACGTCCTGGAGGCCATGGCCGAGGCCGCAGCCCTGGGTGCCGAGGCCGATTACACGTCGTCTCTCGCTGGGGAGATCGAGAAAATCCGCGCCACCATACTGAGGAATGCTCGGGCGGCGAAGTGGACGATCGACGAGTCGCACTTGGACGATCGGCATATCGTCCGCCGTATGGTGCTGAAGCGCTGCGTCTATGGCGTCGACAAGAACCCGATGGCCGTCGAACTAGCCAAGGTTGCGCTGTGGCTGCACACGTTCACCGTCGGCGCGCCTCTGTCCTTCATTGATCACCACCTGCACGCTGGTGACAGCCTGTTCGGTCTGTGGGTGCGTGACGCCATCGACAAGGCGGGCAAGCTTGGCGGCGAACTGCTGTGGAATGAGGCTCTGGCCAACGCCCAGCGCCAGGCCCTGGCCATGAAGACGATCGAGATGGCGACGGACGCCGAGATCGCAGAGGCCCACCGGTCCGCCGAGATGTGGACCGACGTCGAGTTCCAGGTCGGGCCGCTCGACAGCTTCGTCAGCTTCATGCACGCGCTGGACTGGCTGGACCTGGGCAAAGACCAGAAGCGGCTCGTGCGGCTGTGGCTGGACGGCCAGTTCGGCGAGCCTCTGCTCATCGCGCGGGGCAAAGCAACGCCCGCGCAGGGCCGGACCAAGGTCGATGAGATCGAAGGCTTCATGGACATCTGGCGGCGCGCGCGCGATCTGATCGCCGAGGAGCGCTTCCTGAACTGGCAGATCAGCTTCCCCGGTGTCTGGGACGACTGGGCGGGCAAAAACCGGGTCGGTGGCTTCGACGCCGTCGTCGGTAACCCACCCTGGGACCGGATCAAGCTGCAACAGGTCGAGTGGTTCGCGGCCCGCCGGCCCCAAATCGCCTTGGCCCAACGCGCGTCGGATCGCGCCAAGATGATCGCCAAACTGAAGGCGGACAGCGATCCGCTGTTCGAGGACTTCAAGAAGGCTGACGCGCGGGCGGCAGGCACGACTCGGATGGCGCGGACATCGGGCCACTACCCGCTGCTCAGCCGAGGCGACATCAATCTCTACAGTCTGTTCGTTGAGCGCGCGCAGACCTTGGTGAAGCCCGGCGGGATGGTTGGCTTGCTGACCCCAAGCGGGATCGCGTCCGACCTGTCGGCCAGCGCCTTCTTCCGGAGCGTGGCGACGGAGGGACGGCTGAAAGCGCTCTACGACTTTGAGAATCGAAAGGTCTTTTTCCCCGACGTCCATGCCAGCTTCAAGTTCTGCGTACTGTCGTTCGGTAGCAGTAGGGTGTTTGATGCCGCCAACTGCGCCTTTTTCTTGCACAGTGTGGAGACGCTAAGAGACCCAGATCGAGCATTCCCAATCACTGCTGAAGATTTCGGTCGCGTGAATCCAAATACGGGCACGGCGCCAATATTCCGCACTCGCCGAGACATGGCGTTGACTACATCGATATATGCAAGGCTGCCTATCCTTGTGGATCGTGCCCGGGGTGTAGAAGGGACTACTTGGCCAGCTCGATACGTCAGAATGTTCGACATGACTAACGACAGTTCTCTTTTTCGAACCAGGAATGAACTGGAAGATCGTGAGGGAGCCTGGAGCATCGGCGGAAATGTATTTCAGTCTAGCATCGGAAAATGGGTCCCGTTGTATGAAGGTAAAATGGTCCAGGCCTATGATCATCGCGCAGCTAGCGTGGTGATCAATGCTGAAAACGTAAAAAGGCCAGCGCAACCATTTGAGACCACGCCTGAGCAGCATCGCGATCCAAGTTGGGTCCCTGACCCGCAGTTCTGGGTTCTTGACAGCGGTGTTTCACCATCCGGTGACTGGCATGTCGGCATGAAGCACGTGACGGCGGCAACAAATGTCCGGTCTATGATCGTGGGCATTATACCCAGGAGTGGAGCCGGCAACTCGCTCCCCGTCATTGATATGAACGGTGATGCAGAGGCAGCGTCCCTAGTCATCGGCTCGATGAATTCCGTGCCATTCGATTTTGTCCTCCGCCAGAAGGTTCAAGGTCAAAATCTGAACTGGTTCATCGTCGAGCAACTGCCCGTCGTCCCGCCGGCCGCCTACGACCGCGTCTTCGGTGCCAAATCCGCCCGCGACATTGTCCGCGAGGCCGTCCTTGAACTCAGCTACACGGCCCACGATCTTGCCCCGTTCGCGCGCGACCTGGGCCATGTCGACAACGCCGGCGACGTCCTGCCACCGTTCATCTGGAACGACGAGCGGCGCCTTGGGCTGCGGGCCAAGCTGGATGCGCTCTACTTTATCCTCTACGGCGTCTTCGACCCGGCCGACCCGGCCCAGAGCCGCGACGACATCCGCTACATTTACTCGACCTTCCCCATCGTCGAGCGCGATGAGGTCGCCGAGTGGGGTTCCTACCGCAGTCGAGACCTGGCCCTGGCCTGGATTAACGCCCTGATGGCAGGGCAGCCCGATGCGGCCGTCAGTGCAAATTGA